DNA sequence from the Eulemur rufifrons isolate Redbay chromosome 6, OSU_ERuf_1, whole genome shotgun sequence genome:
gttcaaatgcattttctttacATGAATTAGAACTTTAATTAATCATTGAAGATGTTTTCTATATCTTTCGTATGCTACTAATATACTGTCTTTGTGTTTCACAAACATTTGTTACATTTTATGAGGCTGAGAAATAAGGGAACATTGTTGGTTTGGTTGTTGAACcatgttaaaatagaaattgaGGGTCAACTTAGAAACATTTCTTTCCTATCCTTTTCAGGGCTTCAATCACATCTTGGTTTCTCAGGCTATAGATCAAGGGGTTtaacatggggataataatgcCATAAAACACAGAAGCCACTTTTTCTTGCTCTTGGGACTCATCAGTATGAGGGTGTAGATACATGTAAGAGAGAGTCCCATAGAAAATGGTGACTGCTGTCAGGTGGGAGGCACATGTGGAGAAggcttttttcctccccacagCAGAAGATATCCTCAGGATGGCAGCCAGGATATATATGTAGGAAAAGATGACCACCATTACAGTGCACATCAAGTTCCATCCTACAAATATTGTGAGTAGCATAATGTTGAAGTTGATACTGGAGCATGAAAGGGCAAGAATTGGAGGTTCATCACagaaaaagttattaattttattggaTTTGCAAAAGTTCAAAGAGAAAGTAAAACTTGTGTTTACAGAGGCATTTAGAAAACCAATGACATAGGAACCAACTAACAGCTGAATGCAGAGTCTCTGGGACATGACAACTGGATAGCGGAGTGGGTTACAGATGGCCACATAACGGTCTACCGCCATAGCAGCCAGGAGGTAGCAGTCAGTTGTTGCAAAAGTACCGTAGACTAGTAATTGCACCATACATCCTATGAATGAGATGGATTGTTTTGTCCCTATGAAGTTTTTCAACATCTTGGGAGTGATAGCAGAGGTGTAACAGAGGTCAACAAATGCCAAGTGTTgaaggaagaagtacatgggggtgtgaagGGAAGAATCAATCCTGATGAGTATCATCATGCCAATATTACCCACTAGGGTAGCCACATAGATGACTAGAAATATTATAAAGAGGATATGCCAATACTTGTGTTGACCAGCAAATCCCAGAAGAATGAATTCAGTCACTTCAGTGCCATTGTTTTGTTCCATGGTTAGCGTAGATTAAATATCAGctgaaaatatgcaaagaaagaacagaaagagaaaaccgAGATCATTTTGATCCTTTAATTTATCTCagaatttgaaataatataataattggtTTCATAGTGGGGTCAGAGTATATTTCTGTGACAAAATTGACTGTGATTTTAAAGGCTGAAACTTGACACTCAAGTTGGATTTAGAATTTCATCTATAGTTTGGACAAATATACATCAAGCAATCTCTGATTggcatttcataaatatatcaattaagaaatgtatgaaacatctttttatttaattatacttTCTTTTATGCAGTATGTATTTAAATTAAAGTACCCCAATTTGCCTAACTAGtaattttatatctgaaaatacTGACTTCTTAGGGTTCTATCTGATCTTGTTCCAAGTTATCTCcacattctcttttttcccttgtcCCCTTCTTACTAACTGTCATGGCCATCCTGACTCACAGCTATGTAGAGTTCTCTAGGGAAGTATTTATCCAAGTGTCAATGCCAGTGATCATATTCCTTTCATAAATCATTATCTGATGTCTCCTAGTGATATTAATAGACAGCAAATTCCCTACAACTGGTTTCCAATACAAATATCTCAGTGTGAAAATTTCTCTCATGTATATTCTTAGGGATAAAATTGTTGAATCTCAGGATATGCCCACATTTAACTTTACCAGGTATGGCCATAGCACTTTCTATAATGGATGCACCAGTGTACAGTCCTAGTGGTTGTGTGTGGGGATTCCCATATCCTCACTTCCTCGTGAACATTGGTATTTTACTGATTTTGGGGAGTGGGCCAAGAAAACAGCTATgatgtgatatctcatttttcttcttcctctctgtttATACAAATGAATTTTATCATTGTCTTGGAATTTTGGATTCTAGTTTTCTATAATTTGCCTGCTCAtattctttgcaaatatttctattGAGATCATCTATAAATGTTCTTCATTACTCCTAGATTTGTGTCCCTTGTAAGTTGTTGATAAAGATCTTCAAACATTCTGTCATCTATTAAATTTGTCTATGGTATCCTTTATAGACAAGAAATCATTAAACTTGAAATAATAATTGATCATTTTTTGCCTTATGgtttgttcttttgaaaaaaattaagttcatttctttctctagttCACTTCTCCAGTAGATACAAATGCAATCATAAAACATATTTCCCCCCAATAGTGGCTTGCTGGTCATGATGCTTGTTGAATTGTGATACTTTATACCATAGAtataatttgataaatgttttttgTAGTTTCTCAGTATTTAGTTTTTGAAAGGAAAGCTGAGAGAATAGAGAATAGtagtaggtgtgtgtgtgtgtactaaatatttatatatttttaaaccatcAAATGActtaactttctattttaaaatctacttatAAAATACCACAATCAACTGTGTTAATGTCTATAACTTAGGTATGCAGACAAAAttgaaagaagacataaaagtagaaattacaaCACATTGGAAATTAAagtatattcaaataaaaaaatcaacattaaacAAAAGACTGGATACTGACTGGAAATTTACTCAGGTAAATTTGTTGTCAAGCCATATGAATGTCAAAAAGTTAGTTTCTAGCCtagtttatataaataatttctataaattaacCCAAAGGAAAAATCACAAAAGACATAAACCAAATAATAATAGAAGGGAAAACCAAATGATCAATAGAAgtatgaaaagagaaacaaatcacTAGTAATCACATCATCACATATAAATACTTCattgaaatacaattttatgcTCATCAGTCTAAAACGCCAAGTTTAGGTGAGAATGTGGAGCCACAGGGACTCACACATGTCTCTGGGAAGGTGAACTTGTACAGTCATGTTGGAGACAAATTTggatatattagaaaaaataaggaTATGCCTCCATATGGTTCAAAATTTCCAGTATAGGTACATATTCTAAAGAAATTCATGACTACATGTACAAgaatatacacacagatatgtataatgaatatatgtatatatagacatatataaacacacaagaatgtttatagcaacataatcatagaaaaaaatacaaagtattaaataaattaggaaaCTGTTGCTACAACATCTACTGATGAATAAATCTCCTAAATGAAATgctgaa
Encoded proteins:
- the LOC138384501 gene encoding putative olfactory receptor 5AK3; the protein is MEQNNGTEVTEFILLGFAGQHKYWHILFIIFLVIYVATLVGNIGMMILIRIDSSLHTPMYFFLQHLAFVDLCYTSAITPKMLKNFIGTKQSISFIGCMVQLLVYGTFATTDCYLLAAMAVDRYVAICNPLRYPVVMSQRLCIQLLVGSYVIGFLNASVNTSFTFSLNFCKSNKINNFFCDEPPILALSCSSINFNIMLLTIFVGWNLMCTVMVVIFSYIYILAAILRISSAVGRKKAFSTCASHLTAVTIFYGTLSYMYLHPHTDESQEQEKVASVFYGIIIPMLNPLIYSLRNQDVIEALKRIGKKCF